The following proteins are encoded in a genomic region of Agromyces sp. CF514:
- the folE gene encoding GTP cyclohydrolase I → MAGVDTERIARAVHEILLAIGEDPERAGLQRTPARVAEAYADFFGGLGVDPLSHLADAVPVGTSETGAPATSDAVVLRDLAFRSVCEHHLLPFVGTAHVAYLPGDRVVGLGRIPAVVDTLAARPQLQERLAEEIADTLEAGLEPRGVLVVLDAQHRCVTTRGSRQERSSTITIVARGELTEPAARAEIIALIGGGAA, encoded by the coding sequence ATGGCCGGTGTCGACACCGAGCGCATCGCACGCGCCGTGCACGAGATCCTCCTCGCGATCGGCGAGGATCCCGAGCGTGCGGGCCTGCAGCGCACACCCGCACGGGTCGCCGAAGCCTACGCGGACTTCTTCGGCGGCCTCGGCGTCGACCCGCTGAGCCACCTGGCCGACGCGGTGCCCGTCGGCACGTCGGAGACGGGCGCGCCCGCGACCTCCGACGCCGTGGTGCTGCGCGACCTCGCGTTCCGGTCGGTGTGCGAGCACCACCTGCTGCCGTTCGTCGGCACCGCGCACGTGGCGTACCTGCCGGGCGACCGGGTCGTCGGACTCGGGCGCATCCCGGCCGTGGTCGACACGCTCGCCGCCCGACCGCAGTTGCAGGAACGCCTCGCCGAAGAGATTGCCGACACCCTCGAGGCCGGCCTCGAACCCCGAGGCGTGCTCGTGGTGCTCGATGCGCAGCACCGATGCGTGACCACACGGGGCTCCCGCCAGGAGCGCAGCTCGACGATCACGATCGTCGCGCGCGGCGAGCTCACCGAGCCCGCGGCCCGCGCCGAGATCATCGCCCTCATCGGGGGCGGCGCAGCGTGA
- the folP gene encoding dihydropteroate synthase, with protein MGVVNVTPDSFSDGGDWFDVDRAVAHGLDLVAEGADILDVGGESTRPGAARVDPAEELRRVVPVVREFASRGIRVSVDTMRAATAVAAMEAGAEIINDVSAGLADADMVPAVADTGATYVAMHWRGHSDRMDVLNTYADIAVEVRDELAQRVDVLHAAGVAHDRIIVDPGLGFSKTGDQNWEVLARLDVLAGLGLPVLVGASRKRFIGALLPDDASMADRDLPTAVVSVLSAQAGAWGVRVHDVLATRRALDVAVAWQSGRRG; from the coding sequence ATGGGCGTCGTCAACGTGACGCCCGACTCGTTCAGCGACGGCGGCGACTGGTTCGACGTCGACCGGGCCGTGGCCCACGGCCTCGACCTCGTCGCCGAGGGCGCCGACATCCTCGACGTGGGCGGCGAGTCGACCAGGCCGGGTGCCGCCCGGGTCGACCCCGCCGAGGAGCTGCGCCGCGTGGTGCCCGTCGTGCGCGAGTTCGCGAGCCGCGGCATCCGCGTGAGCGTCGACACCATGCGCGCCGCGACGGCCGTGGCTGCGATGGAGGCCGGCGCCGAGATCATCAACGACGTCTCGGCCGGCCTCGCCGACGCGGACATGGTGCCGGCCGTCGCCGACACCGGCGCGACGTACGTGGCCATGCACTGGCGCGGCCACTCCGATCGCATGGACGTGCTCAACACGTACGCCGACATCGCCGTCGAGGTGCGCGACGAGCTCGCGCAGCGCGTCGACGTGCTGCACGCCGCGGGCGTCGCGCACGACCGCATCATCGTCGACCCCGGGCTCGGGTTCTCGAAGACCGGCGACCAGAACTGGGAGGTGCTCGCGCGGCTCGACGTGCTCGCCGGGCTCGGCCTGCCGGTGCTCGTCGGCGCCTCGCGCAAGCGGTTCATCGGCGCACTGCTGCCCGACGACGCCTCGATGGCCGATCGCGACCTGCCGACGGCGGTCGTGAGCGTGCTCTCGGCGCAGGCCGGGGCATGGGGCGTGCGCGTGCACGACGTGCTCGCCACGCGCCGCGCCCTCGACGTCGCCGTGGCGTGGCAGAGTGGACGACGTGGCTGA
- the folB gene encoding dihydroneopterin aldolase — MAEQRNQRPGDRITLTGLRVMAHHGVFDFEREQGQEFVIDVSVLVDLRAAASGDDLARTVHYGELAEAVVAAVERDPVDLIETLAERVAGVALSYAAVEQAEVTVHKPQAPITVPFADVSVSIVRARP, encoded by the coding sequence GTGGCTGAGCAGCGCAACCAACGACCCGGCGATCGCATCACCCTGACCGGTCTCAGGGTCATGGCGCACCACGGCGTCTTCGACTTCGAGCGCGAGCAGGGCCAGGAGTTCGTCATCGACGTCTCCGTCTTGGTCGACCTGCGTGCGGCAGCCTCGGGCGACGATCTCGCCCGTACGGTGCACTACGGCGAACTCGCCGAGGCGGTCGTCGCGGCCGTCGAGCGAGACCCCGTCGACCTCATCGAGACGCTCGCCGAGCGCGTCGCCGGCGTCGCGCTCTCGTACGCGGCGGTCGAGCAGGCCGAGGTCACCGTGCACAAGCCCCAGGCTCCGATCACGGTTCCCTTCGCCGACGTGTCGGTCTCGATCGTGCGGGCACGGCCGTGA
- the folK gene encoding 2-amino-4-hydroxy-6-hydroxymethyldihydropteridine diphosphokinase, with the protein MSRAVVAFGANLGDREATIAGAVRELAEVPGVELRAVSPVYETPAITDEGVDRDAPGYLNGVVIIETSITPHALLAALHEIEAAHGRQRLKHWGDRTLDLDLIDVDGLVIDDTGLQLPHPRAWQRAFVLQPWLDLEPDAVLPGRGPVSELRAAAHDEVTRR; encoded by the coding sequence GTGAGCCGCGCCGTCGTGGCCTTCGGGGCCAACCTCGGCGACCGCGAGGCGACGATCGCGGGTGCCGTGCGCGAACTGGCCGAAGTGCCGGGCGTCGAGCTCAGGGCCGTCTCCCCGGTCTACGAGACCCCCGCGATCACCGACGAGGGCGTCGACCGCGACGCGCCGGGCTACCTGAACGGCGTCGTCATCATCGAGACTTCGATCACCCCGCACGCGCTGCTCGCGGCCCTGCACGAGATCGAGGCCGCGCACGGACGCCAGCGTCTGAAGCACTGGGGCGACCGCACGCTCGACCTCGACCTCATCGACGTCGACGGCCTCGTCATCGACGACACCGGGCTGCAGTTGCCGCATCCCCGCGCCTGGCAGCGGGCCTTCGTGCTGCAACCTTGGCTCGACCTCGAACCCGACGCCGTGCTGCCGGGTCGCGGGCCCGTCTCCGAGCTTCGTGCGGCGGCCCACGACGAGGTGACCAGACGATGA
- a CDS encoding DUF3180 domain-containing protein has translation MRRTHPSAVVAAVVAGVVIGYLVDLAIVSGGGKALVPPISLAITLVGIAAIVVALAWPIRRAVKQQSTKHLDPFRAVRTAVLAKASALSGALLLGLGLGVAAFLLTRSVVPPASTVWPAFATAIGGAVLLVGGLVAEHFCALPPDDTDPEHEEHAHA, from the coding sequence ATGAGGCGCACCCACCCGAGCGCGGTCGTCGCGGCCGTGGTCGCCGGCGTCGTCATCGGCTACCTCGTCGACCTCGCGATCGTCTCCGGCGGCGGCAAGGCCCTCGTCCCGCCCATCTCGCTCGCCATCACGCTCGTCGGCATCGCGGCGATCGTCGTCGCCCTGGCGTGGCCCATCCGCAGGGCCGTCAAGCAGCAGTCGACCAAGCACCTCGACCCGTTCCGCGCGGTGCGCACGGCCGTGCTCGCGAAGGCGAGCGCCCTGAGCGGCGCGCTCCTGCTCGGCCTCGGCCTCGGCGTCGCCGCCTTCCTGCTGACGCGCAGCGTGGTGCCGCCGGCCTCCACCGTCTGGCCCGCGTTCGCCACCGCCATCGGCGGTGCGGTGCTGCTCGTCGGCGGCCTCGTCGCCGAGCACTTCTGCGCCCTGCCCCCCGACGACACCGACCCCGAGCACGAGGAGCACGCACATGCCTGA
- a CDS encoding PH domain-containing protein encodes MPEAPEAAHVPEAAAPEAAAPEAPAPETAYPEAAALEAAGSEATAEPDLVTDAGGAPASDGPVFSPEVAPEHAVPIDEDWRRVSPKYVVVEVVGSLIGMVVFVAAFLVAYFWFGWWWAVWAAVAVGVVSLVTIAFEPRRVRSIGYRLRADDLLFRRGIMYQRQVAVPYGRMQLVDVTRGPVARALGLADLKFVTAAAATAVTVPGLPIDDAERLRDELVALAETRRAGL; translated from the coding sequence ATGCCTGAGGCGCCAGAGGCTGCGCACGTTCCCGAGGCCGCGGCTCCCGAGGCCGCAGCTCCTGAGGCGCCGGCTCCCGAAACCGCGTATCCCGAGGCCGCGGCTCTCGAGGCTGCAGGGTCCGAGGCGACGGCCGAGCCCGATCTGGTGACGGATGCCGGCGGCGCACCGGCATCCGATGGTCCCGTCTTCTCACCAGAGGTGGCTCCCGAGCACGCCGTGCCCATCGACGAGGACTGGCGTCGCGTGTCCCCCAAGTACGTCGTCGTCGAGGTCGTCGGATCCCTCATCGGCATGGTCGTCTTCGTGGCCGCGTTCCTCGTGGCCTACTTCTGGTTCGGCTGGTGGTGGGCCGTGTGGGCCGCCGTCGCGGTCGGCGTGGTCTCGCTCGTCACGATCGCGTTCGAGCCGCGCCGCGTGCGCTCGATCGGGTACCGCCTGCGCGCAGACGACCTGCTGTTCCGCCGCGGCATCATGTACCAGCGGCAGGTCGCGGTGCCCTACGGGCGCATGCAGCTCGTCGACGTGACGAGGGGGCCGGTGGCGCGTGCGCTGGGGCTCGCCGACCTGAAGTTCGTCACCGCGGCCGCGGCGACGGCGGTCACCGTGCCCGGGCTGCCGATCGACGACGCCGAGCGGCTTCGCGACGAGCTCGTCGCCCTCGCCGAGACCCGACGGGCGGGGCTGTGA
- a CDS encoding PH domain-containing protein, with the protein MTAPAAPVTALADGEWHRLHPASPLLRGGLVFIAVLGFVLANLRERLVDMFIFVFVPDAGDEFDGRYGDWQNDWANDPVGAIVVNGQVGWALLAVALVIIGVIVGFWLSWRMHTFRITHEAVEVRSGILFRSHRSARLDRVQGVNINRPVFARLFGTAKLDVSVAGESGNVQLAYLGSALADGLRADILRLASGARAAKSGTAASVAHRAPDAAAGPLADQPEADASGPPPASATRTAQASAVIGRRVDEFLAPELDPNLATPESVVHLSVARVIGSTLLGGTTISIIVFVAIIVTGVAAGQEWVILSFIPAVIGLVGYLWSRITKSLRYSIAGTPDGVRIGHGLLSTANQTIPPGRVHAVEATQWILWRPFGWWSVRVNLAGQGASASSEAVQRTMVLPVGRAEDVRRVLELLLPGAASEIDPVFAAGLTGRGATGGFSTTPRRAAWLRPFSWRRIGWSATGGVALFRRGALTRSLAVMPLARVQSVALSRGPVRRMLRLASVRVHTLAGPVTVELPVVDADEAALLFERLAADAVVWAGADESHHWGVARDRETEVAVSSGLGPDLVAPTIEARS; encoded by the coding sequence GTGACGGCTCCGGCCGCGCCGGTCACCGCGCTCGCCGACGGCGAGTGGCACCGCCTGCACCCTGCGAGCCCGCTGCTGCGCGGAGGCCTCGTGTTCATCGCGGTGCTCGGCTTCGTGCTCGCGAACCTGCGCGAGCGACTCGTCGACATGTTCATCTTCGTGTTCGTGCCCGACGCGGGCGACGAGTTCGACGGCAGGTACGGCGACTGGCAGAACGACTGGGCCAACGACCCGGTCGGCGCGATCGTCGTGAACGGCCAGGTCGGCTGGGCGCTGCTCGCGGTCGCGCTCGTGATCATCGGCGTCATCGTCGGGTTCTGGCTGTCTTGGCGCATGCACACGTTCCGCATCACGCACGAGGCGGTCGAGGTGCGCAGCGGCATCCTGTTCCGATCGCACCGGTCGGCACGGCTCGATCGCGTGCAGGGCGTGAACATCAACCGCCCCGTGTTCGCCCGCCTGTTCGGCACGGCGAAGCTCGACGTGTCGGTCGCGGGGGAGTCGGGCAACGTGCAGCTCGCCTACCTCGGTTCCGCACTCGCCGACGGGCTGCGCGCCGATATCCTGCGCCTGGCGTCGGGGGCTCGCGCCGCGAAGTCCGGCACCGCGGCCTCGGTCGCGCACCGGGCTCCGGATGCCGCGGCCGGCCCGCTCGCCGACCAGCCCGAGGCTGACGCGAGCGGCCCGCCACCGGCATCCGCCACTCGCACCGCCCAGGCGTCGGCCGTGATCGGGCGGCGGGTCGACGAGTTCCTGGCACCCGAGCTGGATCCGAACCTGGCAACGCCCGAGTCGGTCGTGCACCTGTCGGTCGCGAGGGTGATCGGGTCGACGCTGCTCGGCGGCACGACGATCTCGATCATCGTGTTCGTGGCGATCATCGTCACGGGGGTCGCCGCAGGCCAGGAGTGGGTGATCCTGTCGTTCATCCCGGCGGTCATCGGCCTCGTCGGCTACCTGTGGTCGCGCATCACGAAGTCGCTGCGCTACTCGATCGCCGGCACGCCCGACGGCGTGCGCATCGGCCACGGCCTGCTCTCGACCGCGAACCAGACCATTCCGCCGGGTCGGGTGCACGCGGTCGAGGCGACGCAGTGGATCCTGTGGCGACCGTTCGGCTGGTGGTCGGTGCGCGTGAACCTCGCCGGGCAGGGCGCGAGCGCCTCGAGCGAGGCCGTGCAGCGCACGATGGTGCTGCCGGTCGGTCGGGCCGAAGACGTGCGGCGCGTGCTCGAACTGCTGCTGCCCGGGGCGGCGTCCGAGATCGACCCGGTGTTCGCTGCGGGGCTCACGGGCCGTGGAGCCACGGGCGGGTTCTCGACGACGCCGCGCCGTGCCGCCTGGTTGCGCCCGTTCTCGTGGCGGCGCATCGGCTGGTCGGCGACCGGCGGCGTCGCGCTGTTCCGGCGGGGCGCGCTCACCAGGTCGCTCGCGGTGATGCCGCTCGCGCGCGTGCAGTCCGTCGCGCTCAGCCGCGGTCCGGTGCGCCGGATGCTGCGGCTCGCGTCCGTGCGCGTGCACACGCTCGCCGGCCCCGTGACCGTCGAGCTTCCGGTCGTCGATGCCGACGAGGCCGCGCTGCTGTTCGAACGCCTCGCGGCGGACGCCGTGGTCTGGGCCGGCGCCGACGAGAGCCACCACTGGGGCGTCGCGCGCGACCGCGAGACCGAGGTCGCCGTCTCGTCGGGCCTCGGTCCCGACCTGGTGGCGCCGACGATCGAGGCGCGCTCGTGA
- a CDS encoding Rossmann-like and DUF2520 domain-containing protein produces the protein MSDRTGRLGVGTIGAGRVGAVLASALAGVGHALTGISAVSEASRERAAVMLPQVPVLPVPEIIERSELVLLAVPEAELGPLVAGLADAGVWQPGQLVLHTNARLGTAVLDPARRAGAIPLAVHPAMTFTGTSIDLARLPGTWFAVTAPAPVLPIGQALVVEMGGEPFIVAEADRAAYGEAIETAVSFSSAIVDQASGILEGIGMPRPGAVLAPLVRSAVENALARHDPGPWPEGASTIDGAADERPLGGAT, from the coding sequence GTGAGCGACCGCACTGGACGTCTCGGGGTCGGAACGATCGGCGCCGGACGCGTCGGCGCCGTGCTCGCCTCCGCCCTCGCAGGCGTCGGGCATGCGCTCACGGGCATCTCGGCGGTGTCCGAGGCGAGCCGCGAGCGCGCGGCGGTGATGCTCCCGCAGGTGCCCGTGCTGCCGGTGCCCGAGATCATCGAACGCAGCGAGCTCGTGCTGCTCGCGGTGCCCGAGGCCGAACTCGGGCCGCTCGTCGCGGGCCTCGCCGACGCGGGCGTCTGGCAACCGGGGCAGCTCGTGCTGCACACCAACGCGCGACTCGGCACGGCCGTGCTCGACCCGGCGCGGCGCGCGGGCGCGATCCCGCTCGCGGTGCACCCGGCGATGACGTTCACGGGCACGAGCATCGACCTCGCCCGCCTGCCGGGCACGTGGTTCGCCGTGACCGCACCGGCGCCCGTGCTGCCGATCGGGCAGGCGCTCGTCGTCGAGATGGGCGGCGAGCCGTTCATCGTCGCCGAGGCCGACCGGGCCGCCTACGGCGAGGCCATCGAGACGGCCGTCTCCTTCTCGAGCGCGATCGTCGACCAGGCCAGCGGCATCCTCGAGGGCATCGGCATGCCCAGGCCGGGCGCGGTCCTCGCGCCGCTCGTGCGCAGCGCCGTCGAGAACGCGCTCGCCCGGCACGACCCCGGCCCGTGGCCCGAGGGTGCGAGTACGATCGACGGGGCCGCAGACGAGCGGCCGCTGGGAGGTGCCACGTGA
- the panC gene encoding pantoate--beta-alanine ligase — protein sequence MAGAAATKNPTRDAVPSTRTVNTIAGLRAVLDERRRAGASVALVPTMGALHDGHLALVRRARELADVVVVSIFVNPLQFGPTEDLDRYPRTLEADVAALTGLGVEVVFAPDVAEMYPNGPAGTRVGAGPAGERYEGAHRPGHFDGMLTVVAKLFSIAQPDVAVFGQKDAQQVFLVGRMIADLDLRLRLEVVPTVREADGLALSSRNRFLDDDERVAALVLAESLDAAHTAAADGTSELLAEGVAAFGDHDGVDLDYLVVVDPATFLPIDEAFAGQALVLVAARVGATRLIDNAFVEVGAKQPPSPAE from the coding sequence GTGGCAGGAGCCGCGGCGACGAAGAACCCGACGCGCGACGCGGTGCCGAGCACCCGCACGGTGAACACCATCGCCGGGCTGCGGGCCGTGCTCGACGAACGACGCCGTGCCGGGGCATCCGTCGCGCTCGTGCCCACGATGGGAGCCCTGCACGACGGCCATCTCGCCCTCGTGCGGCGCGCTCGCGAGCTCGCCGACGTCGTCGTCGTGTCGATCTTCGTGAACCCGCTGCAGTTCGGCCCGACCGAAGACCTCGACCGATACCCGCGCACCCTCGAAGCGGATGTCGCGGCGCTCACGGGCCTCGGCGTCGAGGTCGTGTTCGCACCCGACGTCGCCGAGATGTACCCCAACGGACCGGCCGGCACCAGGGTCGGCGCCGGCCCGGCCGGCGAGCGCTACGAGGGCGCGCACCGCCCCGGTCACTTCGACGGCATGCTCACGGTCGTCGCGAAGCTCTTCTCGATCGCGCAGCCCGACGTGGCCGTGTTCGGCCAGAAGGACGCCCAGCAGGTGTTCCTCGTCGGCCGCATGATCGCCGACCTCGACCTGCGCCTCCGGCTCGAGGTCGTTCCGACCGTGCGCGAAGCCGACGGGCTCGCCCTGTCGAGCCGTAACAGGTTCCTCGACGACGACGAGCGAGTCGCCGCCCTCGTGCTCGCCGAGTCCCTCGACGCCGCGCACACGGCCGCCGCAGACGGCACGTCCGAGCTCCTCGCCGAGGGCGTCGCCGCGTTCGGCGACCACGACGGCGTCGACCTCGACTACCTCGTCGTCGTGGATCCCGCCACGTTCCTCCCGATCGACGAGGCGTTCGCCGGGCAGGCACTCGTGCTCGTCGCCGCACGCGTCGGCGCGACGCGCCTCATCGACAACGCCTTCGTCGAGGTCGGCGCGAAGCAACCCCCCAGCCCGGCTGAGTAG
- the lysS gene encoding lysine--tRNA ligase, with protein MAETQTDSALPADEPTAAEISEQKAVRLAKRERLIAASEDLGGGAYPVRLPITTTIPQVRAQFTDLEADVATGEQVGLAGRVVFSRNTGKLCFATLQSGDGSRIQAMVSLAEVGEESLAAWKDLVDLGDHVFVAGEVITSRRGELSIMVNAWQIAAKAILPLPNLHNDLNEETRVRSRYLDLIAREQARKNVLDRAKTNASLRATFAGLDFVEVETPMLQVMHGGASARPFVTHSNAFDTELYLRIAPELYLKRAVVGGIERVFEINRNFRNEGADSTHSPEFAMLEAYEAYGDYTTMADLTQRLIQDAALATSGSHVVTWADGTEFDLGGEWDRISMYGTLSEAVGEQITAETPIERLKQLADEAGIEIEHPLPGKYVEELWEHHIKGGLVRPTFVMDFPLDTSPLVRAHRSTPGVVEKWDLYVRGFELATGYSELVDPVVQRERFVEQAKLAAGGDPEAMRLDEEFLRALEFGMPPSGGMGMGIDRLLMALTGLGIRETILFPLVK; from the coding sequence ATGGCCGAGACCCAGACGGATTCCGCCCTGCCCGCCGACGAGCCCACCGCGGCCGAGATCTCCGAGCAGAAGGCCGTGCGCCTCGCCAAGCGCGAGCGCCTGATCGCGGCATCCGAAGACCTGGGCGGCGGCGCGTACCCGGTCCGCCTGCCGATCACGACGACGATCCCGCAGGTGCGGGCGCAGTTCACCGACCTCGAGGCCGACGTGGCCACGGGCGAGCAGGTCGGCCTCGCCGGCCGTGTCGTGTTCTCGCGCAACACGGGCAAGCTGTGCTTCGCGACGCTGCAGTCGGGCGACGGCAGCCGCATCCAGGCGATGGTCTCGCTCGCCGAGGTGGGCGAGGAGTCGCTGGCCGCCTGGAAGGACCTCGTCGACCTCGGCGACCACGTGTTCGTCGCAGGCGAGGTCATCACGAGCCGTCGCGGCGAGCTCTCGATCATGGTGAACGCGTGGCAGATCGCGGCCAAGGCGATCCTGCCGCTGCCGAATCTGCACAACGACCTCAATGAAGAGACGCGCGTACGCAGCCGGTACCTCGACCTCATCGCGCGCGAGCAGGCGCGCAAGAACGTGCTCGACCGCGCGAAGACCAATGCGAGCCTGCGCGCCACCTTCGCCGGGCTCGACTTCGTCGAGGTCGAGACGCCGATGCTGCAGGTCATGCACGGCGGCGCATCCGCACGCCCGTTCGTGACGCACTCGAACGCGTTCGACACCGAGCTGTACCTGCGCATCGCGCCCGAGCTGTACCTCAAGCGGGCCGTCGTCGGCGGCATCGAGCGCGTGTTCGAGATCAACCGCAACTTCCGCAACGAGGGCGCCGACTCGACGCACAGCCCCGAGTTCGCGATGCTCGAGGCGTACGAGGCCTACGGCGACTACACCACGATGGCCGACCTCACCCAGCGGCTCATCCAAGACGCGGCGCTCGCGACGAGCGGCTCGCACGTCGTGACCTGGGCCGACGGCACCGAGTTCGACCTCGGCGGCGAGTGGGATCGCATCTCGATGTACGGCACCCTCTCAGAGGCGGTCGGCGAGCAGATCACGGCCGAGACGCCGATCGAGCGGTTGAAGCAGCTCGCCGACGAGGCGGGCATCGAGATCGAGCATCCGCTGCCCGGCAAGTACGTCGAAGAGCTGTGGGAGCACCACATCAAGGGCGGCCTCGTGCGCCCGACCTTCGTCATGGACTTCCCGCTCGACACGTCGCCCCTCGTGCGCGCGCACCGAAGCACCCCCGGCGTCGTCGAGAAGTGGGACCTCTACGTGCGCGGCTTCGAGCTGGCCACGGGCTACTCCGAGCTCGTCGACCCGGTCGTGCAGCGCGAGCGCTTCGTCGAGCAGGCCAAGCTCGCCGCCGGCGGCGACCCCGAGGCCATGCGCCTCGACGAAGAATTCCTGCGCGCGCTCGAGTTCGGCATGCCGCCGTCGGGCGGCATGGGCATGGGCATCGACCGGCTGCTCATGGCGCTCACGGGCCTCGGCATCCGCGAGACCATCCTGTTCCCGCTGGTCAAGTAG
- the cls gene encoding cardiolipin synthase, with amino-acid sequence MTAEETATVTAIVTFTLLAVDLVIRVIAIIVVPRNRRPTAGMAWLLAIFFIPYLGVLFFILIGNPKLPKRRREKQAEVDKVIREATHGVERVSDSSAWPSWFEGVVRLNRNLGAMPLIGSNSASLIGGYQDSLDAMTEAVAGAERYVHVEFYILALDKTTEPFFAALGDAVARGVQVRVLLDHIASLRSKGYRRTLRRLTAIGANWELMLPVQPLKGRYQRPDLRNHRKILVIDGEVAFMGSQNMIDRSYNKGGNIRRGLKWKELVTRLEGPIVSGLDVIFRTDWYLETGDELTDDIADSFDQPAEAQDLDCQVVPSGPGFSTQNNLKLFLALLYAAKEKLIITSPYFVPDESMLVAISGATQRGVHVELFVSEIGDQALVYHAQRSYYEALLRAGVKIYMYKAPYILHAKHFTIDDDVAVIGSSNMDIRSFELNMEVSLLVRGRSFVQEMRAVEDGYRADSRELTLEEWLRQPIRSTVLDNLARLTSALQ; translated from the coding sequence ATGACGGCGGAGGAGACCGCGACGGTCACGGCGATCGTGACCTTCACGCTGCTCGCCGTCGACCTGGTCATCCGCGTCATCGCGATCATCGTGGTGCCGCGCAACCGTCGCCCGACCGCGGGCATGGCCTGGTTGCTCGCGATCTTCTTCATCCCGTACCTCGGGGTGCTCTTCTTCATCCTCATCGGCAATCCGAAGCTGCCGAAGCGGCGTCGTGAGAAGCAGGCCGAGGTCGACAAGGTCATCCGCGAGGCCACGCACGGCGTCGAGCGCGTCAGCGACTCGAGCGCGTGGCCGTCATGGTTCGAGGGCGTCGTGCGCCTGAACCGCAACCTCGGGGCGATGCCGCTCATCGGGTCGAACAGCGCGAGCCTCATCGGCGGCTATCAGGACTCGCTCGACGCGATGACCGAGGCGGTGGCGGGTGCGGAGCGATACGTGCACGTCGAGTTCTACATCCTCGCCCTCGACAAGACCACCGAGCCGTTCTTCGCGGCGCTCGGCGACGCGGTCGCGCGCGGGGTGCAGGTGCGCGTGCTGCTCGACCACATCGCGTCGCTGCGTTCGAAGGGCTACCGGCGCACGCTGCGGCGCCTGACCGCCATCGGCGCGAACTGGGAACTCATGCTGCCGGTGCAGCCGTTGAAGGGCCGATACCAGCGCCCCGACCTGCGCAACCACCGCAAGATCCTCGTGATCGACGGCGAGGTGGCCTTCATGGGGTCGCAGAACATGATCGACCGCAGCTACAACAAGGGCGGCAACATCCGTCGCGGGCTCAAGTGGAAAGAGCTGGTGACGCGGCTCGAGGGGCCGATCGTGTCGGGGCTCGACGTGATCTTCCGCACCGACTGGTACCTCGAGACGGGCGACGAGCTCACCGACGACATCGCGGACTCGTTCGACCAGCCGGCCGAGGCCCAGGACCTCGACTGCCAGGTCGTGCCGAGCGGCCCCGGATTCTCGACGCAGAACAACCTGAAGCTGTTCCTCGCGCTGCTCTACGCGGCCAAGGAGAAGCTCATCATCACGAGCCCGTACTTCGTGCCCGACGAGTCCATGCTCGTCGCGATCAGCGGCGCGACGCAGCGTGGCGTGCACGTCGAGCTCTTCGTGTCCGAGATCGGCGACCAGGCCCTCGTGTACCACGCGCAGCGCTCGTACTACGAGGCGCTGCTGCGCGCGGGCGTGAAGATCTACATGTACAAGGCGCCGTACATCCTGCACGCGAAGCACTTCACGATCGACGACGACGTCGCCGTGATCGGCTCGAGCAACATGGACATCCGCTCGTTCGAGCTGAACATGGAGGTCTCGCTGCTCGTTCGGGGCCGTTCGTTCGTGCAGGAGATGCGTGCGGTCGAAGACGGCTATCGCGCCGACAGCCGCGAGCTCACACTCGAGGAGTGGCTGCGGCAGCCGATCCGCTCGACGGTGCTCGACAACCTCGCGCGCCTCACCTCGGCGCTGCAGTAG